From a region of the Janthinobacterium sp. 61 genome:
- a CDS encoding DUF4440 domain-containing protein encodes MRFPTDGADLAAHLQALEAALQSRAVRADSVSLAALLADEFVEFGSSGNVWTRAATLADLPAEQFISRSISEFQAQLLAEDIAFVTYRSQRHAAGTQPASASLRSSLWKRRDGRWQMAFHQGTPIPA; translated from the coding sequence ATGCGTTTTCCTACGGACGGTGCGGATCTGGCAGCGCATTTGCAGGCGCTGGAAGCGGCGCTGCAAAGCCGGGCTGTGCGCGCCGATAGCGTCAGCCTGGCGGCATTGCTAGCTGACGAGTTCGTCGAATTCGGCAGTTCCGGCAATGTCTGGACACGGGCGGCGACCCTGGCTGACCTGCCTGCGGAACAATTTATCTCGCGCAGCATCAGCGAGTTTCAGGCGCAGCTGCTGGCCGAGGACATCGCGTTTGTTACCTACCGCTCGCAGCGGCACGCAGCGGGCACCCAGCCCGCCAGCGCCAGCCTGCGCAGTTCGCTATGGAAGCGACGTGATGGCCGCTGGCAAATGGCGTTTCACCAGGGCACGCCCATTCCCGCCTGA
- a CDS encoding HD-GYP domain-containing protein, which produces MIILSASAPAVDGIRLSELIAALSQALDITEGQPEGHCIRCCWIGMHVGRELGMADEDLWNLYYTLLLKDLGCSSNAARICELYLTDDLSFKQGFKTVGDSLPQVLKFVLKHTGLKAGLAERFRAVMTILRDGPHIAQELIATRCQRGADIARLLRFPETVAQGIYSLDEHYNGQGKPDKLAGQAIPLFSRIALLAQVVDVFHTADGARAAQAEVRQRSATWFDPQLVQAFERVAQSGAFWSMLRSQDLTAAVAALEPANRSVPVDEDYLDDIAAAFGQVVDSKSPYTSGHSERVALYTDMIAEALGVTPERRRWLKRGALLHDVGKLGVSNSVLDKAGKLDADEWLAVQQHAHYTETILSRIDAFAELAVVAAAHHERLDGKGYPRGLTADDISLETRIITTADIFDAITADRPYRGPIPIPKALEIMAETVGTAIDAQCFAALKAALACLPDLAQPDGTRLAA; this is translated from the coding sequence ATGATAATTTTATCTGCAAGTGCACCGGCCGTTGACGGCATCCGGCTCTCCGAACTGATCGCCGCCCTCAGCCAGGCCCTGGACATCACGGAGGGGCAGCCGGAAGGCCATTGCATCCGTTGTTGCTGGATCGGCATGCATGTGGGACGCGAACTGGGCATGGCGGATGAAGACTTGTGGAATCTGTATTACACCCTGCTGCTCAAGGACCTGGGCTGCAGCAGCAATGCCGCGCGCATCTGCGAGCTCTACCTGACGGATGATCTGTCTTTCAAGCAAGGCTTCAAGACTGTGGGCGACAGCCTGCCGCAAGTGCTCAAATTCGTCCTCAAGCACACGGGCCTGAAGGCCGGCTTGGCCGAGCGCTTCCGCGCCGTGATGACGATCTTGCGCGACGGCCCGCACATCGCGCAGGAGCTGATCGCCACGCGCTGCCAGCGCGGCGCCGACATCGCGCGCCTGCTGCGCTTTCCGGAAACCGTGGCACAGGGCATCTACAGCCTCGACGAACACTATAACGGCCAGGGCAAGCCGGACAAACTGGCAGGCCAGGCGATTCCCCTGTTTTCGCGCATTGCCCTGCTGGCGCAGGTGGTCGACGTCTTTCATACGGCCGATGGCGCGCGCGCGGCCCAGGCGGAAGTGCGCCAGCGCTCGGCGACCTGGTTTGATCCACAACTGGTGCAGGCATTCGAGCGGGTGGCGCAGTCGGGCGCCTTCTGGTCCATGTTGCGCTCGCAGGACCTGACGGCCGCCGTGGCGGCGCTGGAACCGGCGAACCGTTCCGTGCCGGTGGATGAGGATTATCTCGACGACATCGCTGCCGCGTTCGGCCAGGTGGTCGATTCGAAAAGCCCGTACACGAGCGGCCACAGCGAGCGCGTTGCGCTGTACACGGACATGATCGCCGAAGCCTTGGGTGTGACGCCGGAGCGGCGCCGCTGGCTCAAGCGGGGTGCCTTGCTGCATGACGTCGGCAAGCTTGGCGTCAGCAACAGCGTGCTGGACAAGGCTGGCAAACTCGACGCCGATGAGTGGCTGGCAGTGCAGCAGCACGCACACTATACGGAAACGATTCTGTCACGCATTGATGCGTTTGCCGAACTGGCTGTCGTGGCAGCTGCGCACCATGAACGGCTCGATGGCAAGGGCTATCCGCGGGGTTTGACGGCCGACGACATCAGCCTGGAAACGCGCATTATCACCACGGCCGATATTTTCGACGCCATCACGGCCGACCGGCCTTATCGGGGACCAATTCCGATACCCAAAGCGCTCGAGATCATGGCCGAGACGGTGGGCACAGCCATCGACGCGCAGTGTTTTGCCGCCCTGAAAGCGGCGCTGGCGTGCTTGCCCGACCTCGCGCAACCTGACGGCACGCGCCTGGCGGCGTGA
- a CDS encoding TonB-dependent receptor, producing MTPHASTHASTIRHTLIALAITAAFPLQALAQDSVPAPAADAPAAPVAQAGPGQLETVIVTAQRRAENIKDVPMSIATLKGDKLDTLTAGGADIRFLNSRSPSVSVESDYGRTFPRFYIRGLGNTDFDLNASQPVGLVMDDVVQENAMLKGFPVFDVDQVEVLRGPQGTLFGRNSPAGVIKFDSAKPVFKTEGYLSGGFGKDGMKNLEGAFNVPVSDTVALRFSGQTQRRDDRVHNPRPTGTRDFEGYEDSAARLQVLVKPTRDFTALFNVHARDLDGTATLFRANILKQGTNDLVDNFDYGSYPTDGINRQHLKTKGGSMRLKWDLPGVTLHSITGYEKLDFYSRADVDGGYGAVYAQPMGPGFIPFVVETADVIPKHKQISQEFRAESSAKGPLQWIGGLFYFKEDIQIDSISFDSLAPGNPQNSAYATQNQSSKSYAAFGSLNYTVSDALKLRAGLRYTSDKKDFSAKRVEATTAGPFNLNDTSHNVSWDLSGTYVLTPETNAYARIATGYRAPSMQGRLNGLADRPSFAGAEKALSVEAGIKQDLFDKRARLSLAVFQYRVKDKQLTAGSGAVNMNQLINADKATGRGVELDFQANLSDSLSMTLGGSYNHTEIQDKKLFVQSCGNALNNPASGCTVTDPVGPFKGTSYIDGNPLPRAPEWQTNFTLKYSIPLANGEFYAYTDWAYRTSYNFFLYEAKEYKAKELLEGGLRVGYKWDKYELSAYGRNITNQIQSLGAIDFDNLTGIVNEPRTYGVQFKATF from the coding sequence ATGACACCGCATGCCAGCACACACGCCAGCACAATCCGCCACACCCTGATTGCCCTGGCAATCACTGCCGCCTTTCCCCTGCAGGCGCTGGCGCAAGACAGCGTCCCGGCGCCAGCCGCCGACGCACCTGCCGCTCCGGTGGCACAGGCCGGCCCTGGCCAGCTGGAAACGGTCATCGTGACGGCGCAGCGACGCGCGGAAAACATCAAGGACGTGCCCATGTCCATCGCCACCCTGAAGGGCGACAAGCTCGACACCCTGACGGCCGGCGGCGCCGACATCCGCTTCCTCAACAGCCGTTCGCCCAGCGTCTCGGTCGAATCTGATTACGGCCGCACCTTTCCCCGCTTCTATATTCGCGGCCTGGGCAACACCGATTTCGACCTGAACGCCTCGCAGCCCGTGGGCCTGGTGATGGATGACGTGGTGCAGGAAAACGCCATGCTGAAGGGTTTCCCCGTGTTTGACGTGGATCAGGTCGAGGTGCTGCGCGGCCCGCAAGGCACCCTGTTCGGCCGCAACTCGCCGGCCGGCGTGATCAAGTTCGATTCGGCCAAGCCCGTCTTCAAGACGGAAGGCTACCTGAGCGGCGGATTCGGCAAAGATGGCATGAAGAACCTGGAAGGCGCTTTCAACGTGCCCGTCAGCGACACCGTTGCCCTGCGATTTTCCGGCCAGACGCAGCGCCGCGACGACCGCGTGCACAACCCGCGCCCCACCGGCACGCGCGACTTTGAAGGTTATGAAGACAGCGCCGCCCGCCTGCAAGTGCTGGTCAAGCCCACGCGCGACTTCACTGCCCTGTTCAACGTGCACGCGCGCGACCTCGATGGCACGGCGACGCTGTTCCGCGCCAACATCCTGAAACAGGGCACCAATGACCTGGTCGACAATTTTGATTATGGCTCCTACCCTACCGATGGCATCAACCGCCAGCACCTGAAAACCAAGGGTGGCAGCATGCGCCTGAAATGGGACTTGCCCGGCGTCACCCTGCACTCGATCACCGGCTACGAAAAGCTCGACTTTTACAGCCGCGCCGACGTCGACGGCGGCTATGGCGCCGTGTACGCCCAGCCGATGGGCCCCGGCTTCATTCCTTTCGTCGTGGAAACGGCCGACGTGATTCCCAAGCACAAGCAGATTTCGCAGGAATTCCGCGCCGAATCGAGCGCCAAGGGCCCGCTGCAATGGATAGGCGGCCTGTTCTACTTCAAGGAAGATATCCAGATCGACAGCATCAGCTTTGACAGCCTGGCGCCCGGCAATCCGCAAAACAGCGCCTACGCCACGCAAAACCAGAGCTCGAAGTCGTACGCGGCCTTCGGCTCGCTCAACTACACGGTCTCGGACGCCCTGAAACTGCGCGCCGGCCTGCGCTACACGAGCGACAAGAAGGATTTCTCGGCCAAGCGCGTGGAAGCGACCACGGCCGGGCCATTCAACCTGAATGACACCTCGCACAACGTCAGCTGGGACCTCAGCGGCACCTATGTGCTGACGCCGGAAACCAACGCCTACGCGCGCATCGCCACCGGCTACCGCGCGCCATCGATGCAGGGCCGCCTGAACGGCCTGGCCGACCGCCCTTCGTTTGCGGGCGCCGAGAAAGCGCTGTCCGTCGAGGCGGGCATCAAGCAAGACCTGTTCGACAAGCGCGCGCGCCTCAGCCTGGCCGTGTTCCAGTACCGGGTCAAGGACAAGCAACTGACAGCCGGCAGCGGCGCCGTCAACATGAACCAGCTGATCAACGCCGACAAGGCCACCGGCCGGGGCGTGGAACTCGATTTCCAGGCTAACCTCAGCGATTCGCTCAGCATGACCCTGGGCGGCAGCTACAACCACACGGAAATCCAGGACAAGAAGCTGTTCGTGCAAAGCTGCGGCAACGCACTGAACAACCCGGCCAGCGGCTGCACCGTCACCGACCCCGTCGGACCATTCAAGGGCACATCCTATATCGACGGCAACCCGCTGCCACGCGCACCGGAATGGCAAACCAACTTCACCCTGAAATACAGTATCCCCCTGGCCAATGGCGAGTTCTACGCCTACACGGACTGGGCCTATCGCACCAGCTACAATTTCTTCCTCTATGAAGCGAAGGAATACAAGGCCAAGGAACTGCTCGAAGGTGGCTTGCGCGTCGGCTACAAGTGGGACAAATACGAACTCTCCGCGTATGGCCGCAACATCACCAACCAGATCCAGTCACTGGGCGCCATCGACTTCGACAACCTGACGGGCATCGTCAACGAACCACGCACGTATGGCGTGCAGTTCAAGGCGACGTTTTGA
- a CDS encoding diguanylate cyclase domain-containing protein — MSSLFDHEIIKQLHSGDRSRVYRARATDGTTLIVKKPNQQFPSFQQLAQFKREYAIARRCRHPGVVRPLALQLHGGCWTMIQEDAGGQALDQVLRTQVAARRTTAQPALALDDFFDIALQLCAALEEVHRHGVIHKDINPSNLVWNADRRLLQLIDFGIACELPYESHGIDNLQSLEGTLRYMAPEQTGRMNRRVDWRADFYALGATLYELLVGQAPFEAGDEMELVHCHIARSPDWSHPALAGLPGQLLPIIQRLLEKNADQRYQSLQGLRSDLEACRADKPARALKLSDHNGRFLVPQTLHGREDAIAALLAAFERSAAGTCEMLLVAGHSGIGKSAVVNEVQKPIIARRGCFLSGKFDQLQRDVPYASLIQAFQGLVHQLLGQPEETLRQWSGKLRDALGSGMGVLVELIPQLALIVGPTDATPASAPAQARLRLDRLFPRFVEVFACAGHPLVLFLDDLQWADAATLRMIELLMVSCDKSCMLFIGAYRDNEVSAAHPLTALHDKLRARGVRLSTLLLNPLTEPQLAQIVSATVRVAAPDCAPLTRICYRKTGGNPFFLNQFLASLNETGHLRYRADDDCWDWDMRAIEQAKYTDNVVEVLLEKIRRLPTATQHLLQLAASSGNRFTLDTLALAVERAPRHTQQALWPALHAGLIQPLDERYKYVNGDTRAGQSGVKYRFLHDRVQQAAYLVADANARTANHLRIGRLLLRHATPERQDGALFEIVEQLNAGRALIDDAGERVHLATLNLQAGVKARRSAAFQATLEHMRIGLGLLPADAWSVHADLWLDLQLGAAEAAYLCGQFDTAEAIYPLVRARTSSPLLQVRCIAIQAHQYQLQGRLLDAIAVQREGLAQLNIAIPHDVAHMKAHFDEILADIGRLHGTQTPDTLLEAGEMCEPDAVAAMQMMQGLWMASYYAGQQDLSALMVVSMTRLSMQRGNSDFSAVAYVGYAMMLALYGGDVARGYEFGAMALALARRRANLQTRTLTGLMFGALISHWTRPLRSSDALYEEAFAWALEIADFVQVGVVVAVRATERMILGDYLPHLMHDIEHDLALMRANGQQAMADCCVAAAIQPIKCLMGSLAHQTSYDDATFSEARFLEQYGGSQLYRAYYLQGKIRNAYLFDGADAELLAGQLGIVTQIMRGQAKVVESSFYAALIWIRALRRDPERPDANDVLAVIDALQARLAGWATEGSDNSNAKHLLVMAEMARYRHDLQLATRHYRQAIDAAGLAGYVNVQALGNELCGEYWCEQGHARVAAVFIQDAMAHYGQWGAQGKVEQLRARHAALLPRMDGRATLSHVGPNTHGSSALDLVSLLKAAQILSNEVGLRNVLTRLISIVCENAGGQVARLLLLSEGSYQLEANIDGDGVTVLQARRLDLNAASDPQFPLSLLRYVIRTGAEVIEDSITGVSRFAADPYVQLQRPRAVMCLPIRHGGQIDGILYFENRLAEASFTQERVAFLRMLGVQAMISISSARLHDSLERRVAERTEQLEDANRKLATLSITDGLTGLANRRHFDDVLRNECARATRVGQPLAVIMLDVDYFKRFNDRYGHQAGDACLIRVAHALASGMRRAGDLTARYGGEEFSIVLPNTGADEARQIGEALRRAIEELGISHESADAQQVTISVGIAIHSAPGAADPDALLRLADAALYHAKDAGRNCAVLKVLPPC; from the coding sequence ATGAGCTCCCTTTTCGACCACGAGATCATCAAACAGCTGCACAGCGGTGACCGTTCACGCGTTTACCGCGCCAGGGCTACCGATGGCACCACGCTGATCGTCAAGAAGCCCAATCAGCAGTTCCCTTCCTTCCAGCAGCTGGCACAATTCAAGCGCGAGTATGCGATCGCGCGCCGCTGCCGCCATCCTGGCGTGGTGCGTCCGCTTGCACTGCAGCTGCACGGAGGATGTTGGACGATGATCCAGGAAGATGCCGGTGGCCAGGCGCTCGACCAGGTTTTACGCACCCAGGTAGCGGCGCGCAGGACGACGGCGCAGCCGGCGCTGGCGCTGGACGATTTTTTCGACATCGCACTGCAACTGTGCGCGGCGCTGGAAGAGGTCCATCGTCATGGCGTGATCCACAAGGACATCAATCCATCCAATCTGGTGTGGAATGCCGATCGACGTCTGCTGCAACTGATCGATTTCGGCATCGCCTGTGAACTGCCATACGAAAGCCATGGCATCGACAATCTCCAGTCACTGGAAGGTACGCTGCGCTACATGGCGCCGGAACAGACCGGGCGCATGAATCGGCGGGTCGACTGGCGCGCCGATTTCTACGCGCTCGGGGCCACATTGTACGAATTGCTGGTCGGCCAGGCGCCATTCGAGGCGGGCGACGAGATGGAACTCGTGCATTGCCACATTGCCCGCAGTCCGGACTGGTCGCACCCGGCGCTTGCCGGCTTGCCTGGCCAGCTGCTGCCGATCATCCAGCGCCTGCTGGAGAAAAATGCCGATCAACGCTACCAGAGCTTGCAAGGCCTGCGCAGCGACCTCGAAGCATGCCGCGCAGACAAGCCGGCGCGGGCGCTCAAACTGTCCGATCACAACGGCCGCTTCCTTGTGCCACAAACGCTGCACGGGCGCGAGGATGCCATCGCAGCGCTGCTGGCGGCGTTTGAGCGCAGTGCGGCCGGCACCTGCGAGATGCTGCTGGTGGCCGGCCATTCAGGCATAGGCAAGTCGGCGGTCGTCAACGAGGTGCAGAAGCCCATCATCGCCCGGCGCGGCTGTTTTTTGTCCGGTAAATTTGACCAACTCCAGCGCGACGTACCCTATGCCTCGCTGATCCAGGCCTTCCAGGGGCTGGTGCACCAGCTGCTCGGCCAGCCCGAGGAAACATTGAGGCAATGGTCCGGCAAACTGCGCGATGCCTTGGGCAGCGGCATGGGCGTGCTGGTCGAACTGATTCCCCAACTGGCCTTGATCGTCGGCCCCACCGATGCGACGCCCGCGTCGGCGCCGGCACAGGCCCGGCTGCGCCTGGACCGCCTCTTCCCCCGCTTCGTTGAAGTATTCGCCTGCGCCGGGCATCCGCTGGTGCTGTTCCTCGACGACCTGCAATGGGCCGACGCGGCCACGCTGCGGATGATCGAACTGCTCATGGTGTCCTGCGACAAGAGCTGCATGCTGTTCATCGGCGCGTACCGCGACAACGAAGTGAGTGCCGCGCATCCGCTCACCGCCCTGCACGACAAGCTGCGCGCGCGCGGTGTGCGCCTGTCCACGCTGTTACTGAACCCACTGACCGAGCCGCAGCTTGCGCAAATAGTGTCGGCCACCGTGCGCGTGGCGGCCCCTGACTGCGCACCATTGACCCGCATTTGCTACCGCAAGACCGGCGGCAATCCATTTTTCCTCAATCAGTTCCTCGCTTCGCTCAATGAGACGGGCCATCTGCGCTACCGGGCCGACGACGATTGTTGGGACTGGGACATGCGCGCCATCGAACAGGCCAAGTACACCGACAACGTAGTCGAGGTGCTGCTGGAGAAAATCCGCCGCCTTCCCACGGCAACCCAGCACCTGCTGCAACTGGCCGCCTCCAGCGGTAACCGCTTCACGCTCGACACGCTTGCACTGGCAGTGGAGCGCGCGCCGCGTCACACGCAGCAAGCCTTGTGGCCGGCGCTCCATGCAGGACTGATCCAGCCGCTCGACGAACGCTATAAATACGTCAATGGCGACACCCGCGCCGGCCAAAGCGGCGTCAAGTACCGGTTCCTGCACGACCGGGTGCAACAGGCAGCCTACCTGGTCGCCGATGCCAATGCCCGCACGGCCAACCATCTTCGCATCGGCCGCCTGCTCCTGCGTCATGCGACGCCGGAGCGTCAGGATGGCGCACTGTTTGAAATCGTTGAACAGCTCAACGCCGGTCGCGCGCTGATCGACGATGCGGGCGAGCGCGTGCATCTGGCGACGCTCAATCTGCAGGCCGGCGTCAAGGCACGGCGTTCTGCCGCGTTCCAGGCCACGCTGGAGCACATGCGAATTGGTCTGGGCCTGCTGCCGGCGGATGCATGGAGCGTCCACGCCGACCTCTGGCTCGACCTGCAGCTCGGCGCGGCCGAAGCGGCTTACCTGTGCGGGCAGTTCGATACCGCCGAGGCGATCTATCCACTCGTGCGCGCCCGCACTTCGAGCCCGCTGCTGCAGGTACGCTGCATTGCCATCCAGGCGCACCAGTATCAATTGCAGGGCCGCCTGCTCGACGCCATCGCCGTGCAGCGCGAAGGCCTGGCGCAGTTGAACATCGCCATACCGCACGATGTCGCGCACATGAAGGCGCACTTCGACGAAATCCTCGCCGACATCGGGCGCCTGCATGGCACGCAGACGCCCGACACGTTGCTGGAGGCCGGCGAAATGTGCGAGCCGGACGCGGTGGCCGCGATGCAGATGATGCAGGGCCTGTGGATGGCCAGCTATTATGCCGGCCAGCAGGACCTCAGCGCCCTGATGGTGGTATCGATGACGCGGCTGTCCATGCAGCGGGGGAACAGCGATTTCAGCGCCGTCGCCTATGTTGGCTACGCGATGATGCTAGCGCTGTACGGCGGCGACGTGGCGCGCGGCTACGAATTCGGCGCGATGGCGCTGGCGCTAGCCAGGCGGCGTGCCAATCTGCAGACGCGCACACTCACGGGCCTGATGTTCGGTGCGCTCATCAGCCACTGGACGCGGCCCCTGCGCAGCTCCGACGCCCTGTACGAAGAAGCCTTTGCCTGGGCACTGGAAATCGCCGATTTCGTGCAGGTCGGCGTGGTGGTGGCCGTGCGCGCCACCGAGCGCATGATCCTCGGCGACTACCTGCCGCACCTGATGCACGACATAGAGCACGACCTGGCGCTGATGCGCGCCAACGGCCAGCAGGCGATGGCCGACTGCTGCGTCGCCGCAGCGATCCAGCCGATCAAATGCCTGATGGGCAGCCTTGCCCATCAAACCAGCTACGATGATGCGACGTTCAGCGAGGCGCGCTTCCTCGAACAATATGGCGGCTCGCAGCTGTACCGCGCCTACTATTTGCAAGGCAAGATCCGCAACGCCTACCTGTTCGACGGCGCCGACGCCGAACTGTTGGCGGGCCAGTTAGGCATCGTCACCCAGATCATGCGCGGCCAGGCCAAGGTTGTCGAATCGAGCTTCTACGCCGCGCTGATATGGATCCGCGCCTTGCGGCGCGACCCGGAGCGCCCTGATGCAAACGATGTGCTGGCCGTGATCGACGCACTGCAGGCGCGCCTTGCCGGCTGGGCCACCGAGGGCTCGGACAATAGCAACGCCAAGCATCTGCTGGTGATGGCCGAAATGGCACGCTACCGGCACGATTTGCAGCTGGCCACGCGCCATTACCGGCAGGCGATCGACGCCGCCGGCCTGGCTGGCTACGTCAACGTGCAAGCGCTGGGCAATGAACTGTGCGGCGAATACTGGTGCGAGCAGGGCCACGCGCGCGTGGCCGCCGTATTCATCCAGGACGCCATGGCGCACTACGGCCAGTGGGGCGCGCAGGGCAAGGTGGAGCAACTGCGGGCACGCCACGCTGCGCTGCTGCCGAGGATGGATGGCCGCGCCACGCTGTCGCATGTGGGCCCCAACACGCACGGCAGTTCCGCGCTCGACCTGGTGTCGCTGTTGAAAGCGGCGCAGATCCTGTCGAACGAGGTCGGCTTGCGCAATGTCCTGACACGCCTGATTTCCATCGTGTGCGAAAACGCTGGCGGGCAAGTGGCGCGTCTGCTGCTGCTGTCAGAAGGCAGCTACCAGCTGGAGGCCAATATCGATGGCGATGGCGTCACCGTCCTGCAAGCGCGGCGGCTCGACCTGAATGCCGCCAGCGACCCGCAGTTCCCGCTGTCGCTGCTGCGCTATGTGATTCGCACTGGCGCGGAGGTGATCGAAGACAGTATCACAGGCGTCTCGCGCTTTGCCGCCGACCCGTACGTGCAGCTGCAGCGGCCGCGTGCCGTCATGTGCCTGCCGATACGGCACGGCGGCCAGATCGACGGCATCCTGTACTTCGAGAACCGGCTTGCAGAAGCCTCGTTCACGCAGGAGCGCGTCGCGTTCCTGCGCATGCTCGGTGTACAGGCGATGATCTCGATCTCCAGCGCCAGGCTGCATGACAGCCTGGAGCGGCGCGTTGCCGAACGCACGGAACAGCTGGAAGACGCCAACCGCAAATTGGCAACCCTGTCCATCACCGACGGCTTGACCGGCCTGGCGAACCGGCGGCATTTCGACGACGTGCTGCGCAACGAATGCGCACGTGCCACGCGCGTCGGCCAGCCGCTTGCCGTCATCATGCTCGATGTCGACTACTTCAAGCGCTTCAATGACCGGTACGGCCATCAGGCCGGTGACGCATGCCTGATCCGTGTCGCGCACGCGCTGGCGAGCGGCATGCGGCGCGCGGGCGACCTGACTGCGCGCTACGGCGGCGAAGAGTTTTCGATCGTGCTGCCGAACACCGGCGCGGACGAAGCGCGCCAGATCGGCGAAGCGCTGCGGCGCGCCATCGAAGAGCTGGGCATCTCCCATGAAAGCGCGGATGCGCAGCAGGTTACGATCAGCGTCGGCATCGCGATCCATTCGGCGCCGGGCGCCGCCGATCCGGATGCCCTGCTGCGCCTGGCCGATGCCGCGCTGTACCACGCCAAGGATGCGGGGCGCAATTGCGCGGTGCTCAAGGTGCTGCCGCCTTGCTGA
- a CDS encoding nucleobase:cation symporter-2 family protein has protein sequence MPVAPSPVDEILPAGKLFTLGLQHVLVMYAGAIAVPLIVGRALKLPPEQVAALISADLFCCGLVTLIQSLGIGKYFGIRLPVMMGVTFAAVSPMLAMANNPTLGITGIFGAVIGAGVVSMLIAPFISRLLALFPPVVTGSIIAVIGVSLMRVGVNWAMGGPPAMAQIADPAFLKMAAAATAAGLPAPAGPVPLIANPGYGALDNMGIAFFVLAVILLVAKYGRGFLSNIAVLIGIIAGTALSFVLGKADFAKVASAKAFAIVTPFQFGMPTFDVVAIVTMSLVMIVVMIESLGMFLALGEMTDKRITQDDISRGLRVDGLGTLIGGIFNTFPYTSFSQNVGLVGVTGVRSRWVCVAAGIILVVMGVIPKIAQTAEAVPAFVLGGAGLVMFGMVAATGIRILAGVDYKSNRNNLFIVALSIGFGMLPLVAEQYAQHMPKALSPLLHSGILLAAIVAVLLNLFFNGLASKEVARDQARENSHGSD, from the coding sequence ATGCCTGTAGCGCCATCGCCCGTCGATGAAATCCTGCCTGCCGGCAAGCTGTTTACCCTGGGCTTGCAGCATGTGCTCGTCATGTATGCGGGCGCCATCGCCGTACCGCTGATTGTCGGACGCGCGCTCAAGCTGCCACCCGAGCAGGTGGCGGCACTGATCAGTGCCGACCTGTTCTGCTGCGGCCTGGTGACCCTGATCCAGTCCCTGGGGATAGGCAAGTACTTCGGCATCCGCCTGCCCGTCATGATGGGCGTGACCTTTGCCGCCGTCAGTCCCATGCTGGCCATGGCGAACAACCCGACCCTGGGGATCACCGGCATCTTTGGCGCCGTGATTGGCGCCGGCGTCGTCTCCATGCTGATCGCTCCCTTCATCAGCCGCCTGCTGGCCCTGTTTCCGCCCGTGGTCACTGGCAGCATCATCGCCGTGATTGGCGTGTCGCTGATGCGCGTGGGCGTGAACTGGGCCATGGGCGGGCCGCCCGCCATGGCGCAAATTGCCGATCCCGCCTTCCTCAAGATGGCCGCTGCTGCCACGGCAGCCGGCTTGCCTGCGCCTGCCGGTCCCGTGCCCCTGATTGCCAACCCCGGCTACGGTGCGCTGGATAATATGGGTATCGCTTTCTTCGTGCTGGCCGTCATCTTGCTGGTGGCCAAGTATGGCCGGGGTTTCCTGTCGAATATCGCGGTATTGATCGGCATCATTGCCGGCACGGCCCTGTCGTTTGTATTGGGCAAGGCCGATTTCGCCAAGGTGGCCAGCGCCAAGGCCTTCGCCATCGTCACGCCGTTCCAGTTCGGCATGCCTACCTTCGACGTGGTCGCCATCGTGACCATGAGTCTGGTGATGATCGTCGTCATGATCGAATCGCTGGGCATGTTCCTGGCGCTGGGCGAAATGACGGACAAGCGCATCACGCAGGACGATATCAGCCGCGGCTTGCGCGTCGATGGCCTGGGCACCCTCATCGGCGGCATCTTCAATACCTTCCCGTATACCTCGTTCTCGCAAAACGTGGGCCTGGTGGGCGTGACGGGCGTGCGCAGCCGCTGGGTTTGTGTCGCGGCCGGCATCATCCTGGTGGTCATGGGCGTGATCCCGAAGATCGCGCAAACGGCCGAAGCCGTGCCGGCGTTCGTGCTGGGCGGGGCAGGGCTGGTGATGTTCGGCATGGTCGCCGCCACGGGCATCCGCATCCTGGCCGGCGTCGACTACAAAAGCAACCGTAACAACCTGTTCATCGTGGCCCTGTCGATCGGCTTCGGCATGCTGCCGCTGGTGGCCGAGCAATACGCGCAGCACATGCCCAAGGCCCTGTCGCCGTTACTGCACAGTGGCATCCTGCTGGCTGCCATCGTAGCCGTGCTGCTCAATCTGTTCTTCAATGGCCTGGCCTCAAAGGAAGTGGCGAGGGACCAGGCGCGCGAGAACAGTCACGGCAGCGATTGA
- a CDS encoding winged helix-turn-helix domain-containing protein, which yields MLNSSQLVESRAVPRQGRQLQARNKKSQLHIARIVQYIQEQGQASAAQLSALLGLDAGTMSRYLRYMCGMGQIHLAQRHCTEPGRQRPALYALGEQDEDVDGWAELPPQVRRTACWPGGAARRDPLVAALFGPAQA from the coding sequence ATGTTGAACAGCAGTCAGTTGGTGGAAAGCAGGGCGGTGCCGCGGCAGGGGCGCCAGTTACAGGCACGCAACAAGAAGTCGCAGCTGCATATCGCCCGCATCGTGCAGTACATTCAAGAGCAGGGCCAGGCCAGCGCGGCGCAATTGTCCGCCTTGCTGGGACTCGATGCAGGCACCATGAGTCGCTATTTGCGCTACATGTGCGGCATGGGACAGATTCACCTGGCGCAGCGCCACTGCACGGAGCCGGGGCGCCAGCGGCCCGCCCTGTACGCACTGGGAGAACAGGACGAGGACGTTGACGGCTGGGCCGAACTGCCGCCGCAAGTGCGCCGCACGGCCTGCTGGCCAGGCGGTGCGGCGCGTCGCGATCCGCTGGTGGCGGCGTTGTTTGGTCCGGCACAAGCTTAG